One window of the Helicobacter sp. 11S03491-1 genome contains the following:
- the rbfA gene encoding 30S ribosome-binding factor RbfA has translation MDKSIRLQRTQSVLKEMIQEGLATLNDTRLNSLSILEVRCSKGKYNAEVSIYSDFYTQKEQEQILHHLKKAEGILKEYILQASSWYKCPKLCFYFDKSIEKAKNLDSIFDQIAKEKTKEDGHD, from the coding sequence ATGGATAAAAGTATTCGCTTGCAACGCACACAATCTGTTTTGAAAGAAATGATTCAAGAAGGGCTTGCTACGTTAAATGATACAAGATTAAACAGCTTAAGTATTTTGGAAGTCAGATGCTCAAAGGGTAAATATAATGCTGAAGTATCTATTTATTCAGATTTTTATACCCAAAAAGAACAAGAGCAAATTTTGCATCATCTTAAAAAAGCAGAAGGGATTTTAAAAGAATATATTTTGCAAGCCAGCAGCTGGTATAAATGTCCAAAATTATGTTTTTATTTTGATAAAAGCATAGAAAAAGCGAAGAATTTGGATAGTATTTTTGATCAAATTGCAAAAGAAAAAACTAAAGAGGATGGTCATGATTGA
- the rimP gene encoding ribosome maturation factor RimP — MIDKELQDRLENLVASLDCELYDIAFLKENNINILRISILAKDMQTTLDKCQAVSELISPLLDVYDPISAQYTLEVSSPGIERILKTPRHFKLSIGEEVSIKTDIKDTFEGIIKDVNAEGVIFQIQQEERFYPFTSLKKVKTIFRW; from the coding sequence ATGATTGATAAAGAACTTCAAGATCGATTAGAAAATCTGGTAGCATCTTTGGATTGTGAATTGTATGATATTGCTTTTTTGAAAGAAAATAATATAAATATTTTACGTATCAGTATTCTTGCAAAAGATATGCAGACAACATTAGATAAATGCCAAGCTGTAAGCGAGCTTATTTCGCCTTTATTGGATGTTTATGATCCTATCAGCGCACAATATACCCTGGAAGTGAGTTCGCCCGGAATTGAGCGTATTTTAAAAACTCCCAGACATTTCAAACTCTCCATAGGAGAAGAAGTCAGCATCAAGACAGATATAAAAGATACATTTGAGGGGATAATTAAAGATGTTAATGCTGAGGGGGTAATCTTTCAAATCCAACAAGAAGAAAGATTTTATCCTTTTACATCACTAAAAAAAGTTAAAACAATTTTTAGATGGTAA